A stretch of DNA from Synergistaceae bacterium:
AGATTTGGATAGGGGACAGGCCCGTGTCGGTGAAGGAGCGCAACCTGTACGTGCAGCCGGAGGACAGGGGACTGGGCATGGTATTCCAGGCGTTCGCCGTCTGGCCCCACCTGAACGTGTTCGAGAACGTGGCCTTCCCTCTTCGCGTCCGAAAGGCCCGCAGGAACGAGATGGAGTCCAAGGTCGCGGAGGCGCTGGAACACACGGGCCTGACCGGGCTGGATAGGACCTTCCCATCAAGCCTGTCCGGCGGCCAGCTCCAGAGGATAGCCCTTGCCCGGGCCATAGTGATGAACCCGGACGTGCTTTTGCTCGACGAGCCCCTGTCAAACCTGGACCCGAAGCTGCGGGAGACGATGAGGTTCGAGATCAAGGCCCTGCAGAGGCGGCTCGGTTTCACGATAATCTACGTCACCCACGACCAGGCCGAGGCGATGGCCCTGTCCGACCGGATGCTGGTGATGGACATGGGCGTGATACAGCAGGTGGACACCCCCGCAAAGATGTACAACGACCCGGCAAACAAGTTCGTCTACGGCTTTCTTGGACTGTCGAATTTCATCGATGTGAACATCTCCGGCGGCAAGGCCTATCCGGAGGGAGCGGACGGCGTTGCGCTGCCGCTGACCGTCCCCGCTGATTTCGAAGAGCGGGCGGGGACAGTGGCGTCGCGGCCTAACGAGATAGAGCTGACGTCGGAGGGCGGATACCGGGCAGAGATCAAGGCGCGCATCTTCCTAGGCGACTACACCGAGTACAGGGTGGACGCGGGAGGACAGGAGGTGCGAATCCAGACCGCCCGCGAGCACGGCTTCTCCGTCGGAGAGCGGATCGGGCTCAACTTCGGCAAAGTGCGCTGGTACCCGCGCGACGACGGCGCGTCCGACTCGGAGAGGGAGAGAAGAAAGGTGATTTAGCTAGCATCCGGGTGTCCGATTCGGACACCCGGAACCTCTTAAGCGCCTTCGTACCTCATCACCCGGGCGGAGTTAAGCGTCGCCAGCAGCGCCACCCCCACGTCGGCGAATACCGCCTCCCACATGGAGGCTACTCCAAACGCCCCCATGACCAGCACCAGACCCTTCACACCGAGAGCAAAGGCTATGTTCTGCCTCATGATCGCCCGGGTCCTCCTAGCTATCTCGACCGCCTCCGAGGCACCGCGGGGATCATCGTTGAGCAGCACCACGTCCGCCGCTTCAATGGCGGCGTCCGCACCCAGTCCGCCCATCGCGAACCCGGCGTCCGACGCGGCCAGCAGCGGAGCGTCGTTCATGCCGTCGCCCACGAAGACCGTCGTACCCCCGACCTCCTGCTTTATCCTGCGAAAGTGCTCCAGCTTGTCCGCGGGCATCAGGCCGCCCTCCCACAGGTCAAGCCCGAGCTCCCTGCCGAGCTTCTCCACGTTCTCAGGCCTGTCCCCCGACAGCATCCCGACAAACCTGACACCCAGCTCCCTGAGCCTGTCCACCGTTGTGCGAGCCTGCTCCCTGGGCGTGTCCTCAACCACTATGAATCCGGCGTAGGCACCGCCCCTCGCCACGTGAACCACTGCGCCGGGCTTCTCCCTCCACGCTCCTTCGACGCTTACGCCGTTTCTCTCCAGCAGAGAGGCGTTTCCGGCCAGGATCTCCACCCCGTCAAGGTCCAAACGCACCCCGAGCCCCGGAAGCTCCTCGATAAGCCCCTGCTCTCCCTTTCCGGGCCCCGCCGCGCTCGCCACAGCCCTCGCTATCGGGTGGTTGGAGCCTCTCTCGGCCGCTCCTGCGATCTCCATCAGCTCCTCTTCGGTGAAGGGCGACGATGGATTTACCTGGGTCACGCGGAACACCCCCTTGGTCAGAGTGCCGGTCTTGTCGAATAGGGCGGCCTTGACGTCGGAGAGCCTCTCCAGTACATCGCCCCCCTTGATGAGTATCCCCCTTCTGGACGCAGCTCCTATGCCGCCGAAGATCGCGAGAGGTATGGAGATCACGAGCGCGCACGGGCATGACACCACCAGGAAGACCAAGGCCCTGTAGCCCCAAGTGCGAAAGTCACCTAATCCTATCATGGGCGGAACGAAGGCGAGAAGAACCGCGAAAACGACCACTGCAGGCGTGTACCACCTTGCAAATGAAGTGATGAACCTCTCGGTGGGCGCCTTGCTCTCCCTGGCCTCTTCTATCAGGCGGAGACCCTTCGACAGGGTGGTATCCCCGTAGCGGCTCGTGACCTGGACGGTGATTGCGCCGCCGAGATTCACGCTCCCGGCGAGGACCTCCATTCCGGCGGACACGTCCTGCGGGATGGATTCGCCTGTCAGCGACGAGGTGTCGAGCGACGATGCCCCCTCAAGGATCCTGCCGTCGAGCGGGACCTGCTCCCCCGGCTTGACTAGCACCGTACGACCGGGCACTACCGAGGCAGCGCTAACGACGCGCCACTTCCCGCTCTCCATCACGTTCGCCGTGTCCGGGCGGATATCAGCCAGGGCCATTATCGACCTGCGCGAGCGATCGACCGCCAGGTTCTGCACCAGCTCCCCCGCCTCGTAGAAGAGCATGACGGCAACGGCCTCGGAATAGTCGCCTATGGCGAAGGCGCCCAGCGTGGCCGTCGACATCAGGAAGAACTCGTCGAAGAGCGAGCCGCCCCGCAGATTTCTGGCCACCGCGGCCAGGACCTTCACCCCGGCGGTAAGGTACGCTGCCGTGTAAAGCATGATTCGCGGCATCTCGTCCAGCGGCAGAAAGACCGCTGCGAGCCAAAGGATCGCGCCTGCCGCAAGGCGAGCCATGTCACCCTTGGGAAGGCCCGATGGCTCGTCGGACGCCCCCTCGTCCAGCACAGCTGCTCCCGGCTCTATGGAATTAACGACCTTTCTCACGGACTCGAGGATCTCCGCCGTTCTCCCTCTTTTCGACAAGGAAAGCCTGATTCTCCCCTCGGCCATGTCCACCGCCGCAAACGTCACCCCCGGCAGACCGTAGAGGGCCCTCTCTATCCTCAAGGAACAGGCGGCGCAGTTGAGGCCTGCGACCGAAAGGCGAATCTTTTCCTCTCCGCTATTCATGTATATCCGCCCCCTTCTCCGCTATGTGGCGCACGTGATCGAAGCCCTGGGCGAAGATCGTCCTGACGTGATCGTCGTCCAGCCCGTACACGGACCGCCTCCCCCTTCGCGTCACCCTCACAAGCCTGGCCTGCCTTAGAACCCTGAGCTGGTGGGAGATTGCCGGCTGATTCATCGACAGAAGCTCCGCTATGTCCGCCACGCACAGGTCGGACAGGGAGAGCGCCCAAAGGATCTTGATCCGAGTCGTGTCGCCGAACACGCGAAACAGATCTGCCAGCTCGTAAAGAACCTCCTCCTTCGGCATGGCCGCCGCTATCTCTTCCATATGTCCACTCATGTGCACCACTCCTTGAAATTATCATATGCTTATATGTACATATATCATATAAAGAGCGCTCTTGCAAGCCCTGCCGGAGGATTATTCTCGCACGGAGTGCGCTTTACAAATTCTGGCAAATAGGCTAGGGTTGTCTTACGCTTCCGCAAGAGCGGAAAGTACAATCATTAAAGAGGAGGAGATACGCACATGAGGAGATTCATCGGAGTTCTGTTCACGCTCGCGCTCGTTCTTGTTCTTGGGACGGCCGCCTTCGCGGCGCCGAAGATCGGCATCATGACGGGCACGGTATCGCAGGGAGAAGAGGAGTATCGCGCGGGCGAAGAGATGGTCGAGAAGTACGGCGAGGACAGGGTCATCCACGTCACCTATCCCGACAAGTTCATGGACGAGCAGGAGACCACAATCTCCCAGGTCTTGGCCATGGCCTCCGACCCGGACGTCAGGGCGATAGTCGTCTGCCAGGCCGTCCCGGGCACCGCTGCCGCTATCGACAAGGTGAAGGAGGTCCGCGACGACATACTCTTCGTCCTCGGGACGGTCCACGAGGAGCCTTATATGATAGCGGAGAAGGCCGACATTCTCTACGAGATCGACCAGCCGACCCGCGGAAGCTCCATCATCGAAAAGGCCGCTGCGATGGGCGCGAAGACCTTCATCCACTACTCCTTCCCACGCCACATGAGCATGCCTCTTCTCGCCACCCGCAGGGACATCATGGAGGAGACCGCAAAGAAAGTCGGAATCGATTTTGTCTTCGTCAACTCACCCGACCCCACGGGTGAAGGCGGAGTGGCCGGCGCCCAGCAGTTCATCCTCGAGGACGCTCCGAGGCAGATCGAGAAGTATGGCCCGGACACGGCCTTCTTCAGCACCAACTGCTCCATGCAGGAGCCTCTGATCAAGTCGGTGGTCAAGGGCAAGGCCCTCTACCCCGAGCAGTGCTGCCCGAGCCCCTTCCACGCCCTTCCGAACGCGCTCGGCCTCAAGGTCGAGAGCAAGGGAGACGTGCCCTACATCCTCAAAGCAATAGAGGACAAGATAGTGGAGCTCGAAATGGAAGGACGCGTTTCGACCTGGACCGCCCCGATCGCGATGAACTTCATCCGCGCGGGCTCGGAGTACGCGATGGACTTCGCGGAGGGCAAATTCGAGGACAAGCAGGATATCGAGAGGGCCAAGGCCGTGCTTCACAAGTACGCGGGCAACGTCCTCATCCGCGCATTCGACGACGAGAAGACCCCTCACTTCCTGATGGTGGTCGGCGAGTCGGTCATCTTCGGGAAATAAGAATCGACCTGCCCCTGGATCTGTGACACTCGTGGCAGGGCTGTCGACAACGGCGGCCCTGCCATTTTTGCAAAGGAGGTCGGTCATTTGAGCGGTACAACTCGGCTGGAAATGAATAACATAAGCAAGGAGTACTACGGCAACCGCGTCCTAAAGGACGTAACCTTCTCTCTGGGCGCAGGCGAGGTCCTCTCCCTGGTAGGCGAGAACGGGGCGGGCAAGTCCACATTGATGAACATCCTGTTCGGGATGCCTGTGATACACGCGACCGGTGGCTTTCAGGGAGAGATATACCTTGACGGGGAGAAGACCGAGATAAAATCCCCCGAGGAGGCCATGAAGTTGGGCATCGGCATGGTCCATCAGGAGTTCATGCTGCTTCCCGGGTTTTCCATCACAGAAAACATAAAGCTCAACAGAGAGGTGACAAAGGACAACCTGCTGAGCCGAATCTTCGGTAAACCCATGAAATGGCTTGATATGCCCCGGATGAGGAGCGACGCCAGGACCTCCCTGGACACTATTGGGCTCGGCATCGACGAGATGCTGCCCGTCAGAGGGCTACCGGTAGGTCACATGCAGTTCGTGGAGATCGCCCGCGAGCTGGACAAGAGGCACATCCGCCTGCTGGTTCTGGACGAGCCGACCGCTGTGCTCACCGAGTCCGACGCGGACAAGCTGCTCGAGTCCATAAAGATACTGACGGACAAGGGGATCTCGGTGCTCTTCATAACACACAGGCTGGACGAGGTGATGACTGTATCCGACAGGATCGTCGTGCTGAGGGACGGCGAGCGAATAGCCGAGACCAAACCCTCCGAGACCACGATAGACAGGATCGCGGAGCTGATGGTCGGCAGGAAGATCGAGGGCGGAGACATACAGGGCAGGCCCCTGTCGGAGCTGAGCGAGGACCTGGTACTGGAGATACGAAACCTGTCGGTCGCCATGCCGGGGGAAAGCGTGAAGAACGTGGACATCGAGGTAAGGCGCGGCGAGATACTGGGAATTGCCGGACTGGCCGGGCAGGGCAAGATCGGCATAGCCAACGGCATAATGGGACTCTTCCCGTCGAGCGGAGATGTGAGGATGAACGGAGAACCGGTCAGGCTGAACTCCCCCCGGGCCTCTCTGGACAATGGCATGGCATTCGTGTCGGAGGACAGGAGAGGGACGGGGCTTCTGCTCGACGAGTCTATCGAGTTCAATATCGTGGCCACTGCGATCCAGACGAAGGGAATGTTCATGAAGCCCGGAAGGGTCAGAATCCTCGACTCGCGGGAGATGACCGAGTACGCCAAGGGGCTGATCGAGAAGCTGGACATTCGCTGCACCGGGCCGCGACAGCTCGCGAGGCGGCTCTCCGGCGGCAACCAGCAGAAGGTCTGCATAGCCCGCGCCATCACCCTGGAACCAAGCCTGCTCTTCGTATCGGAGCCGACCAGGGGAATTGACATAGGCGCCAAGAGGCTCATCCTTGACCATTTGGTGCAGCTCAACAGGGAAACGGGACTCACTATAGTCATGACCTCTTCCGAGCTGGCGGAGCTTCGCTCGGTCTGCGACCGCATCGCGATAGTCTACCGGGGAAGGCTCGAGGGAGTGCTCCTGCCGACCGCGAGCGACAGGGATTTCGGGCTCATGATGGCGGGCGAGTACACCAAGATCCACGGAAAGGAGGCCGTCTAGGTGGAAAACGACATACTGAACAAGATCGGCATCCCACGGCTGATAATCACCCTTTTCCTCGCATTCCTCGTGGCCGCGGCCTTCTCCTACGGCCTTCCGATGGGACAGATCTTCAGCGCGATGCTGACCCGGTTCGGAATGAACGCGCTGCTTGTGCTGGCGATGATACCGACGATACAGGCGGGCGCAGGGCCGAACTTCGGCTTGCCGTTCGGGATAATCTGCGGCCTGATCGGGGCGACCCTGGCGATAGAGCTGGACTTCAGCGGCTTCCCCGCCCTCTTCTTCGCGATCGGAGTCTCGATACCCCTGGGCGCGATCGCGGGATGGCTGTACGGGCTGCTGTTGAACAGGGTGAAGGGTCAGGAGATGACCGTCGGGACATATATGGGTTTCTCCATAGTCTCGCTGATGTGCATCTTCTGGCTGATGGCCCCCTATACTAGCCCCGAGATGATATGGCCCTACGGCGGCGATGGGCTCAGGGTGACGGTGGTCCTCGACGGGAGGATGGAGCAGATCCTGGACCGCCTCTGGAGCTTCAACGTCCACGGAGTGACCATCCCGACGGGACTGCTCATAGTGACTGCGGTCTCCTGCGTTCTCCTGTGGTTATTCTTGAGGACCAGGACGGGGCTCGCGATGTCCATGGTCGGGTCAAACCCGCGCTTCGCCGAGGCATCGGGACTGAGCGTGAACAAGTACCGCGTCCTTGCCTCCACGATCTCATGCGCGATGGGTGCGGCAGGCATAATAATCTACTCCCAGAGCTACGGGTTCATACAGCTCTACCAGGCGCCGCTTTACATGGCGCTCTACTCCGTCTCCGCGATCCTGATAGGGGGAGCGTCGCTACAGCGGGCCACCATAGCACAGGCCCTCATCGGGGCCTTCCTGTTCAACGGACTGCTGGTCATAGCCCTTCCCGTGGCGAACGTGGCGATGGACAGCGATATCTCGGAGATCATGAGGGTGATCATAAGCAACGGGATAATCCTCTACGCCCTCACACGCAAAGAGGCTGGAGGTGATGCGCAGTGAGGATAATCCAGAGAAACATCGTGCCGATATTCTTCCTCGCCATCTGCGCGGTCGGCTTCCACTACTCCGGCCTGTCCTGGATGTTCTTCGCCAACGACCTGGTGGCCAGGCTTGCGCGCAACTCATTCTTGGTCATCTCTCTGATCATCCCGGTGCTCGCAGGGATGGGGCTTAACTTCGGCATAGTCCTCGGAGCGATGGCGGGGCAGTTCGCGGCCTTCGTCACGGTGACCCACAACCTGACCGGGATGCCCGGCTTTTTCGTCGCATGCCTCCTGTCGATACCCTTCGCGGTGCTGTTCGGGTGGCTTACAGGCATCCTGTTCAACAAGGCCAAGGGCAAGGAGATGATAACAGGCCTTATCCTCGGCTTCTTCGCGAACGGAGTCTACCAGCTTATATGTCTCATCCTGATAGGGTGGATCATACCGATCTCGGACAAGTCGCTGCTGCTGCCGTCGGGCGTGGGATTTGTGAACACGATAGACCTGAAGATCTGGCAGTACGCCATAGACAAGTTCTACGTCTTCCGGGCGAAGGGGATAGAGACGCCGGTGCTCAAGTACCTGAACAACATAAACTTCCCCGTGCTGACTCTGGTCATCGTGCTGATCCTGTGCGTCGCGGTCTATCTTCTGTTCAAGACCAAGCTGGGTCAGGACTTCCGCGCCGTCGGCCAGAACAGACACATAGCCCGGGTGGCGGGGGTCAAAGTGGACAGGGTCAGGATAATCGCAGTCATCTTCTCCACTGTCCTTGCGGCTTGGGGGCAGCTCATATTCCTGCAGAACATCGGCAACGTGCAGGTCTACGGCTCCCACGTCCAGGTGGGCACCTTCGCGGTGGCCGCCCTGCTGATAGGAGGCGCGTCCGTGACCAGGGCCACCATCGGGCAGGCGCTGCTGGGGACCGTCCTCTTCCACGCGCTGTTCATAGTCTCCCCTCTGGCGGGGAAGAACATAATGGGCAGCGCGCAGGTGGGCGAGTACTTCCGGGTGTTCGTCGCCTACGGAGTTATAGGCATAGCTCTCGCCCTTCACGCCTGGCAGAGGCAGGTCAAGAAGGAGTAGCGCTACTCTGCCCAAAACAGGTCAGGTACGAAAGCGCGGAACGGACAGCCCGTATCCGCGCTTTTTTTATTCTTAGCCTATGGCAAAAATGCCCTGCTTGGCATATACTACAAAAGCAATAGGGATTACCGCACGACACAAAAGACTGACGGGAGGTCATGATAATGAGCATGTTTGTTTTCTCTGTGCCGGACATATCCTGCGACCACTGCAAGATGCGCATTTCCAAGGCTCTGGAGGCTGCTGGAGTGAAGGAGTTCGAGGTCTCCGTCGAGGATAAAAGGGTGACTGCGGAGGGCGCGGATGCCTCGTATATCCAGGCGGTCATAGAGGACTCGGGATACGACGCGACCTTGGTCTAGCTCGACCAACTCGGTACCTCGAGCACTGGTGCGGGCGTGCCATCATAGCGGCGCCGCCCTTAAATTTGTTTACCAATCCTGACATCGAACCCGGTTTGGAGGAGATAGAAATGGCGGACACAGAAAAGCAGAGCTTCAAGACTAGCCTGGTGGTCACGGGCATGACCTGCGCAACCTGCTCGAGAATGGTGGAGCGGTCGCTGGCAAAGGTCGACGGTGTCACCTTCGCGGCGGTCAACCTGGCCACCGAGACGGCGTTCGTCGTCAGCGAGAGGGAGATACCGAAAGAGGAGCTGGTCAAGGCTGTCGAGAAGGCCGGGTACTCGGTCACCGACGAGCGTGCGGAGGACCTGGAGAAGAGCCGCTACCTCCGGACGAGGAGGAACCTGGCTATCTCCTGGCTGGTCACCGGTCCTTTGATGGGGCTGATGGTGCTGCACATGACGGGGCGTCACGTGCCCTTCTACTACTCGCTGGAGCTCTTCGGCGGGATAGTCGCCATCTTCTGGGCGGGGCGCGACGCTATCAAGGGCGCCTGGATAGCTCTGTCGCACTTCCACGCCAACATGGATGTGCTGGTGGTCTCCGGCTCCGTCGCGGCGTGGACTACCGCGGCTCTGGCCTTCGCTGGATTCCATGTGGTCTCCTTCGGGGCTGTCGGCGCGATGATCATGGCGCTGCACATCACGGGCAGATACATAGAGTCGCATCTCAGGGACAAGGCGTCAAAGGAGATACGCGCCCTCGTCTCGATACAGGCCCGCGAGGCCAGGGTGGTGGATTCGGACGGGAAGGAGATAATGATCCCGATAGAGGCCGTCAAGGAGGGAATGACCCTGCTGGTCAGGCCGGGAGAGCGGATCCCGAGCGACGGCGAGCTGCTTGACGGTACGACCTCCGTGGACGAGTCCATGATAACGGGCGAGTCGTTGCCGGTCGGCAAGGAGGCGGGAGATCCGGTCACCGGCGGCTCCATGAACCTGACGGGAGCGGTGCGCATCCGCGCCACGAAGGTGGGAGAGGACAGCTTCCTGTCCCAGATGGTGTCGCTCATCCAGGAGGCCCAGGGGGCCAAGGTACCCATCCAGGCGTTCGCGGACAGGGTGACCAACTACTTCGTGCCGGGCGTGGCGGCGCTGGCGGTAATCAGCGGACTATTCTGGCTGTTCAAGGGGACGCAGTACTCGTTCTTTCTCGACAGAGCGGCCGAATACCTACCTTGGGTTACCTCGGTTCGCGACCCGGTATCGCTCGGCGTGTTCGCCTTCATAACCACCATAGTGATAGCCTGTCCCTGCGCACTTGGACTGGCGACCCCTATGGCGCTGATAACGGGCACGGGCGCAGCGTCGCGGAAGGGCCTGATCATACGCAACGCGGAGGCGATCCAGACCGCGCGGGAGGTCACGGTCGCCGTGCTTGACAAGACCGGGACGATAACAGAGGGAGCTCCCTCCGTGGTGGAGACCAATCTTGACCCGGACTCGCTGGCCGCAGTCGCCTCGATCGAGTCTTTCTCAAACCATCCTCTTGCGAAGGCCATAGCCTCCGCGTCCGACGTCCGACTCGAGATATCGGGGCTCGAAGAGATCACCGGAGAGGGAGTCAAGGGCGTGGTCGCGGGAGCGTCGTGGTTCGTTGGCAGGCCCGCAGACCCGACGAAGTACGACGAGCACCTGGAGCTCGGTCGCACCGTGGTCGAGGTGACGAGAGACGGAGCGCTCACCGGATACATAGCGGTCGAGGACAGGCTGAGAGAGGACGCGGTCGAGGGCATAAGACGGCTATCGGAGATGGGGATTACCTGCGTGATGGCCACGGGGGACAACGAGAAGACAGCTCTGGCAGTGGCCGCCCGAGTCGGGATAGACGAGGTGCGAGCCGGCGTGCGCCCGGACGGGAAGCTTGACCTGATCCGCGACCTGCAGTCGAAGGGCGGAAAGGTGCTGATGACCGGCGACGGAATGAACGACGCCGCGGCTCTGAAGGGGGCCGACATAGGGGTTGCGATAGGCTCCGGCACGGACCTGGCGATCGACAGCGCGGACATTGTGATTGTGAAGGGCGGCATATCACGGCTCGCCGACGCGGTGTCGATATCGAGAAAGACCTTCACCGTGATACGGCAGAACTTGTTTTGGGCTTTTGCTTACAATATAATTGCGATACCGCTCGCGATGGCTGCTCTGCTCCACCCTGCGATAGCCGAGGTATCGATGGGCTTCAGCTCCATCTCGGTCATCTTGAACTCCATGAGGGTGAAATAAGTGTGAAAACAGCGACTCGGGCGGAGACTGTATCCTGGAGGTGGTCTTGTGGATAAAGAGTCAGGCTTCATCAGGGAACACGCGCTGGACATTCTGCTCTTCCTCCTGGCGGCGGTGCTGACCGGAGCGTACTTCCTGACGGAGCTGGTCGGTGCATCCTGGTGCGTCGCCGGGCTTGCCCTGCTGGTGGCCCTGATGCTCATCAGGAGCGCGACCGGCTGCTACGGCCCGGCCAATACGGTGTCCGAATGGATAGGACGCCTGTCGAGCGACGAGACGGTCGACCTTCGCAAGGAAGTGGACGTGCCCGCCGGTTCAAAGTTGATCTCCGTGGCGAGGAGCCTCAACACGTTCGTCGGATCGATGCGCTCTCACTTCCTGCGGATAATAAGGGGGCTGCACGACTTCACGTTCAGCTTCTACCGCCTCGAGAGAGAGCTTGGCGAGTTCACCGACGCCTTCTCCGAGATGGCCGACAACGTCAAGAAGGGCATCTCCTCGGGACAGAGGGTGTCGCACGCGACAGAGTCTCAGTACGCCTCGTCGGAGGAGATATCGGCCACGGCCCAGGGGCTGGCCCACCTGGCATCCGAGCTGAACGAGACGGTTGCGGCGGTCGGCGAGAGGGCGGACCAAGGCAACAGGAGGCTTCGGGAGATGGAGCAGATATTCGCGTCCGTCGTCGATGAGACGAAGTCCCTCACCGAGGAGGCAAGGATCCTGTCGGGCAAGGTGGACCTGATACAGGGCGTGGTGCACACCATCACCGGCATCGCAGAGCAGACCAACCTGCTGGCCCTGAACGCGTCGATAGAGGCCGCGCGGGCGGGCGAGGCGGGACGAGGTTTCGCAGTTGTCGCCGACGAGGTGAGAAAGCTGGCCGAGGAGAGCAAGGACGCAGCCTCCACCATAGCGAATAACCTCCACGAGCTGGTCGCCGGGGTGCAGAACACGTCCGGAAGTGTGGACCGGATGTCGACCAGGATGGGCGAGGCGAACGAGAACGTCCAGGGAGTCCTGTCGGAGATAGCGGCGGTGCTCGACGGCATAACGGGCATATCCGACTCGTCGGAGAGAGTCGCGGCCAGCGCGCAGGAGCTTGGCGCGTCGTCCGAGGAGCTTGCGGCGTCG
This window harbors:
- a CDS encoding ABC transporter ATP-binding protein; the encoded protein is MSEVVLKNVSKRFTTRSLGEVTAVDGFDLTVREGECFSLLGPSGCGKTTTLRMIAGFEDLSDGEIWIGDRPVSVKERNLYVQPEDRGLGMVFQAFAVWPHLNVFENVAFPLRVRKARRNEMESKVAEALEHTGLTGLDRTFPSSLSGGQLQRIALARAIVMNPDVLLLDEPLSNLDPKLRETMRFEIKALQRRLGFTIIYVTHDQAEAMALSDRMLVMDMGVIQQVDTPAKMYNDPANKFVYGFLGLSNFIDVNISGGKAYPEGADGVALPLTVPADFEERAGTVASRPNEIELTSEGGYRAEIKARIFLGDYTEYRVDAGGQEVRIQTAREHGFSVGERIGLNFGKVRWYPRDDGASDSERERRKVI
- a CDS encoding heavy metal translocating P-type ATPase, yielding MNSGEEKIRLSVAGLNCAACSLRIERALYGLPGVTFAAVDMAEGRIRLSLSKRGRTAEILESVRKVVNSIEPGAAVLDEGASDEPSGLPKGDMARLAAGAILWLAAVFLPLDEMPRIMLYTAAYLTAGVKVLAAVARNLRGGSLFDEFFLMSTATLGAFAIGDYSEAVAVMLFYEAGELVQNLAVDRSRRSIMALADIRPDTANVMESGKWRVVSAASVVPGRTVLVKPGEQVPLDGRILEGASSLDTSSLTGESIPQDVSAGMEVLAGSVNLGGAITVQVTSRYGDTTLSKGLRLIEEARESKAPTERFITSFARWYTPAVVVFAVLLAFVPPMIGLGDFRTWGYRALVFLVVSCPCALVISIPLAIFGGIGAASRRGILIKGGDVLERLSDVKAALFDKTGTLTKGVFRVTQVNPSSPFTEEELMEIAGAAERGSNHPIARAVASAAGPGKGEQGLIEELPGLGVRLDLDGVEILAGNASLLERNGVSVEGAWREKPGAVVHVARGGAYAGFIVVEDTPREQARTTVDRLRELGVRFVGMLSGDRPENVEKLGRELGLDLWEGGLMPADKLEHFRRIKQEVGGTTVFVGDGMNDAPLLAASDAGFAMGGLGADAAIEAADVVLLNDDPRGASEAVEIARRTRAIMRQNIAFALGVKGLVLVMGAFGVASMWEAVFADVGVALLATLNSARVMRYEGA
- a CDS encoding helix-turn-helix transcriptional regulator; this translates as MSGHMEEIAAAMPKEEVLYELADLFRVFGDTTRIKILWALSLSDLCVADIAELLSMNQPAISHQLRVLRQARLVRVTRRGRRSVYGLDDDHVRTIFAQGFDHVRHIAEKGADIHE
- a CDS encoding DUF3798 domain-containing protein; amino-acid sequence: MRRFIGVLFTLALVLVLGTAAFAAPKIGIMTGTVSQGEEEYRAGEEMVEKYGEDRVIHVTYPDKFMDEQETTISQVLAMASDPDVRAIVVCQAVPGTAAAIDKVKEVRDDILFVLGTVHEEPYMIAEKADILYEIDQPTRGSSIIEKAAAMGAKTFIHYSFPRHMSMPLLATRRDIMEETAKKVGIDFVFVNSPDPTGEGGVAGAQQFILEDAPRQIEKYGPDTAFFSTNCSMQEPLIKSVVKGKALYPEQCCPSPFHALPNALGLKVESKGDVPYILKAIEDKIVELEMEGRVSTWTAPIAMNFIRAGSEYAMDFAEGKFEDKQDIERAKAVLHKYAGNVLIRAFDDEKTPHFLMVVGESVIFGK
- a CDS encoding sugar ABC transporter ATP-binding protein; translated protein: MNNISKEYYGNRVLKDVTFSLGAGEVLSLVGENGAGKSTLMNILFGMPVIHATGGFQGEIYLDGEKTEIKSPEEAMKLGIGMVHQEFMLLPGFSITENIKLNREVTKDNLLSRIFGKPMKWLDMPRMRSDARTSLDTIGLGIDEMLPVRGLPVGHMQFVEIARELDKRHIRLLVLDEPTAVLTESDADKLLESIKILTDKGISVLFITHRLDEVMTVSDRIVVLRDGERIAETKPSETTIDRIAELMVGRKIEGGDIQGRPLSELSEDLVLEIRNLSVAMPGESVKNVDIEVRRGEILGIAGLAGQGKIGIANGIMGLFPSSGDVRMNGEPVRLNSPRASLDNGMAFVSEDRRGTGLLLDESIEFNIVATAIQTKGMFMKPGRVRILDSREMTEYAKGLIEKLDIRCTGPRQLARRLSGGNQQKVCIARAITLEPSLLFVSEPTRGIDIGAKRLILDHLVQLNRETGLTIVMTSSELAELRSVCDRIAIVYRGRLEGVLLPTASDRDFGLMMAGEYTKIHGKEAV
- a CDS encoding ABC transporter permease: MGQIFSAMLTRFGMNALLVLAMIPTIQAGAGPNFGLPFGIICGLIGATLAIELDFSGFPALFFAIGVSIPLGAIAGWLYGLLLNRVKGQEMTVGTYMGFSIVSLMCIFWLMAPYTSPEMIWPYGGDGLRVTVVLDGRMEQILDRLWSFNVHGVTIPTGLLIVTAVSCVLLWLFLRTRTGLAMSMVGSNPRFAEASGLSVNKYRVLASTISCAMGAAGIIIYSQSYGFIQLYQAPLYMALYSVSAILIGGASLQRATIAQALIGAFLFNGLLVIALPVANVAMDSDISEIMRVIISNGIILYALTRKEAGGDAQ
- a CDS encoding ABC transporter permease; this encodes MFFANDLVARLARNSFLVISLIIPVLAGMGLNFGIVLGAMAGQFAAFVTVTHNLTGMPGFFVACLLSIPFAVLFGWLTGILFNKAKGKEMITGLILGFFANGVYQLICLILIGWIIPISDKSLLLPSGVGFVNTIDLKIWQYAIDKFYVFRAKGIETPVLKYLNNINFPVLTLVIVLILCVAVYLLFKTKLGQDFRAVGQNRHIARVAGVKVDRVRIIAVIFSTVLAAWGQLIFLQNIGNVQVYGSHVQVGTFAVAALLIGGASVTRATIGQALLGTVLFHALFIVSPLAGKNIMGSAQVGEYFRVFVAYGVIGIALALHAWQRQVKKE
- a CDS encoding heavy-metal-associated domain-containing protein — its product is MSMFVFSVPDISCDHCKMRISKALEAAGVKEFEVSVEDKRVTAEGADASYIQAVIEDSGYDATLV